One Algoriphagus sp. Y33 genomic window, CTTTCTCAGAATGGTTTAGGGGACGCAAACTTCCTGCTATACAAATGCGCCGGCGGGCATTGCTCAGGGGGAATTCACAGGTAAGAACAATTTATGAGTACACTGATGGGATTGTAAAGGCTATTACCCCTACTTTGGTGTTCCCTGTAAACTGGCTTAGGAAGGGCTGGGGATACAATTTGCTGTCGGATATCAATGACCGCATACTTGCCAAGGCTATCCGAAAGACCCTTGGGGAAGAGAATGTAGGCCAGTACCTTTTTCTCAACTCGTTCAATCCGACGTATTTGGCAAACTATAAAAAGTATCTGAATCCAATACTTGCTATTTACCAATCCAGAGATGCCATCGGAGCTATTAATGCATATACGCGTAAACACGGGGCTTACAGGGAGATTCAGGCGATCAGGAGCTACGATATGGCGATAGCGACTTCCCAGAACCTCAGCAAGGATCTGACACAATCCAGCGGGAAGACTGTGAGTATTTTTCCAAATGGCGGCGACACGGAACTGTTTAAATCAACATGGCAGACTGCAGGAGAGATTCCCGATGAGCTGGCGCATATTCGTACGCCTATCATTGGGTACACGGGCAATATATGTCAGCGAATAGATTATGTGCTGCTTAAAAAAATAGCTGAGGCGCATCCTGACAAAACCCTAGTGCTGGTGGGACCGAGGGAGGATAAGATTTATACGGATATAAATCTGGACCGAATCCCAAATCTACTATTCACAGGGCCCAGAAAGCTGGAAGAGTTGCCGCGCTATCTTCGGTATTTCGACTGTGCTATCATTCCGTTTTTGATCAATGAGTTTACCAGAAGTATCTATCCTCTGAAAATAAATGAGTACCTAGCTGCCGGAAGAGCTGTAGTGACGACGGATTTTTCACCCGATATCATTGATTTCAGCGAACATATTTATCTTGCTACCGACCACAGGAAATTTCTGAAATTGATTGACCGGGCTATAGAATCCAACAGTAGCTCTGTGTGTCGGGAGAGGTATGATGTAGCCAAGTCTAATTCTTGGGAAAACCGGGTACGTGATTTTTGGGGAATGGCATCGAAGTGCTATGCAGCATTAAAACTATAGCAGCATATGATAGAGATTTTGGTTGTATCCATGTTGTTTCTGAGCTTCTATGCCTATGTAGGGTATGGTATACTTTTGTTTTTCTTGGTCAAGATCAGAGGCGGTGAAAAAGAAATGTATCCGGGAGGGTATTTCCCCTCTGTTTCTTTGGTAATACCCTGCTATAACGAAGGGGAGATGCTGCGTGATAAATTACGGAATACACTGGCCCTTTTGTACCCGAAGGAAAGGCTGGAGATAATTTGTATCTGCGACGGATCGGACGATGGTTCCCAGTATATACCATTGGAATTTGAAGGGGTGATAACCATGCATTCTCCTGAGAGAAAAGGCAAACTGGCAGCGATGAAGCGTGCAGTGGCCAGGGCCTCCGGAGAAATCCTGGTTTTCTGTGATGCCAATACCGTACTTAACCCCGAGGCTGTTTCCAAGCTGGTACTTCCATACCGGAACAGTAAGGTAGGCGCTGTATCGGGAGAGAAATCAATTATTTCGGAAAAAACAAGTGATGCAAGTACCGGAGGGGAAGGAATGTATTGGAAATATGAATCATTTCTAAAGAAATACGACAGTTACTTTTATACATTGGTCGGAGCTGCCGGCGAACTGATGAGTTGCAGAAAAGAACTGTTTCTGGAACTTCCTGATAATACTATCTTGGATGACTTCATGCTTTCCATGAAAATAGCCGAAGGGGGGTATAGGGTGAAGTACGTGCCTGAGGCCTCTGCTTCGGAGTATGCCAGTGCAAATATTAAAGAAGAGACAAAGCGGAAAATTAGAATTGCGGCAGGGGGTTGGCAGAGCATGTTTCGCCTACGGAAGGCTATCAATCCCTTTCATGATCCCTTACTTGCCTTCCAGTACATTAGTCACCGGGTGCTGAGATGGGCAATCATACCTTTTGTATTAGTGGCCTTATTTGGTCTGAATCACTTCCTGGCGATATATAGAGCCAGCTTGATTTGGACAGTGCTGTTGGGAATGCAGTATGCGTTTTATCTGTTTGCTCTGATCGGAAATATGCTTCAGGACAAAAGGGCACCTTTTAAAGGGTTTTTTCTCCCCTATTATTTTTGTGTTATGAACTATTGCGCCATTATGGGATTTTTCAGATGGGTAAGGGATGAGCAGCCGGCTACATGGGAAAGGGCTGTCCGGGCCGACGAAACAGATTAGCCTGTTGGCAATACAGGATTGTCGGCTCCTGCTAAGTGTTTTTGGGGTTTATCCATATTAGCTGCCAGAAATATTGCCCCCCAGGTGAAGTAGATGATTATGTTGATTGGGAACTGCCCTATAATCGGATTCCCGTATGCGGCCACAGCGATTCCTGCAAACCCTGAATTCAACGCCATCATATACTGTCTCAGCATAGGGTCATTCAAGGAAAAAGTGACCGCAAATCCTTTAAAAAGGATATACAGTATCATGATAACGTGCAGTGTTAGCCCTATTATTCCCGTTTCTGCCCAAATTCTTACATACCAACTGTCATTAGGGGTGTTTGCAAGAAAAGTATTTGGGGAGAAACGCTGTCCCCAAGAACCGGAAGTTCCAATACCCCCTCCCAATGGTCTGGTAGCTAAGTATTGTTTAAATTTTAACTGGTTTTCGAGCCTTACCTGCAATGAAGCATCCTTAGGGTTCAGCGCAGTACGCATCCTACGGAGCTGGTAGTTTTCATTGCCTATAGTGGTGAACTTCAGAAACATAAATATCCCCAACAAGAAAACGCCGCCAACCGCAATGCTCTTTAGGTTTTTGGTAGATATTAAATAAGCCAAAGCTCCCCCTATCACCACAAAAAATGCACCTCGTGTTCCGCTTAAGGCCATGGCGTACAGGCATATGAACCCGATTAGGGCCAAGATTACCCTCTTTCTGGCAGAGAAAGGCCCCAATGCAAGCAAAAAAGCCACAATAGCACCATATCCCATCGTGGCACCGAACTGACCTGAGTCAGAAAGGAAAGAAAATGCCCTAAGCACACCGAAGAGTACATGTGTCCGTATGGGGCCTGATGCTAACCACCGGATTTCCCATTCATCCAGACCCAGGAAAATTTGCTTAAAGCCCCAGAAGGAAGCGACTAAACAGCAGATTAGGGTCAAGTGGGTAAAATAATACACCTGCTTTTTATCTTTCAGGTAAAGCAAAAGAAAGAAAACACTTAAAATTTGATAGATGGATACCGCCCGGACTGCGTAGAACCAAGCGACTTTACTTGTAGCCTCGGGATTGAAAATCTCCAACACCGTAAATCCCAACCAGATAATACTGATCCACAGCAAGCTACTGTTGAGGTTAGAAACAGCCGGTTTTTCCCTTGAGAAGAGGGCGATGATAATAGAGAAGAACAATAGCAAGTCAACCCCAAGTCCCAGAGGTAAATCCAGGTATCTGATAATTCCGTTTACAAAAAAAGAAACGATCAAGGTGGTGTATAAGCCATACATGGGCTTAAGGTAAATCATTCTCCCAAAGAAAAATAAGACAAC contains:
- a CDS encoding glycosyltransferase, which codes for MKVPLGPDDVRKLPIVIISMSRWDSPISSASWSLAKEFGKHNRVYYVDYPYTFSEWFRGRKLPAIQMRRRALLRGNSQVRTIYEYTDGIVKAITPTLVFPVNWLRKGWGYNLLSDINDRILAKAIRKTLGEENVGQYLFLNSFNPTYLANYKKYLNPILAIYQSRDAIGAINAYTRKHGAYREIQAIRSYDMAIATSQNLSKDLTQSSGKTVSIFPNGGDTELFKSTWQTAGEIPDELAHIRTPIIGYTGNICQRIDYVLLKKIAEAHPDKTLVLVGPREDKIYTDINLDRIPNLLFTGPRKLEELPRYLRYFDCAIIPFLINEFTRSIYPLKINEYLAAGRAVVTTDFSPDIIDFSEHIYLATDHRKFLKLIDRAIESNSSSVCRERYDVAKSNSWENRVRDFWGMASKCYAALKL
- a CDS encoding glycosyltransferase family 2 protein, which produces MIEILVVSMLFLSFYAYVGYGILLFFLVKIRGGEKEMYPGGYFPSVSLVIPCYNEGEMLRDKLRNTLALLYPKERLEIICICDGSDDGSQYIPLEFEGVITMHSPERKGKLAAMKRAVARASGEILVFCDANTVLNPEAVSKLVLPYRNSKVGAVSGEKSIISEKTSDASTGGEGMYWKYESFLKKYDSYFYTLVGAAGELMSCRKELFLELPDNTILDDFMLSMKIAEGGYRVKYVPEASASEYASANIKEETKRKIRIAAGGWQSMFRLRKAINPFHDPLLAFQYISHRVLRWAIIPFVLVALFGLNHFLAIYRASLIWTVLLGMQYAFYLFALIGNMLQDKRAPFKGFFLPYYFCVMNYCAIMGFFRWVRDEQPATWERAVRADETD
- a CDS encoding O-antigen ligase, which codes for MEVLKTTLPLKHIAVSSILALVLGYAIFRYEVMVLAVLSALVVLFFFGRMIYLKPMYGLYTTLIVSFFVNGIIRYLDLPLGLGVDLLLFFSIIIALFSREKPAVSNLNSSLLWISIIWLGFTVLEIFNPEATSKVAWFYAVRAVSIYQILSVFFLLLYLKDKKQVYYFTHLTLICCLVASFWGFKQIFLGLDEWEIRWLASGPIRTHVLFGVLRAFSFLSDSGQFGATMGYGAIVAFLLALGPFSARKRVILALIGFICLYAMALSGTRGAFFVVIGGALAYLISTKNLKSIAVGGVFLLGIFMFLKFTTIGNENYQLRRMRTALNPKDASLQVRLENQLKFKQYLATRPLGGGIGTSGSWGQRFSPNTFLANTPNDSWYVRIWAETGIIGLTLHVIMILYILFKGFAVTFSLNDPMLRQYMMALNSGFAGIAVAAYGNPIIGQFPINIIIYFTWGAIFLAANMDKPQKHLAGADNPVLPTG